From a single Capsicum annuum cultivar UCD-10X-F1 chromosome 12, UCD10Xv1.1, whole genome shotgun sequence genomic region:
- the LOC107850610 gene encoding U-box domain-containing protein 35-like isoform X1 produces MHACMASQFPADDSIVLVAVDKDKNSSSAVKWAIDNLLINTNNLVLVHVRVKNSPKPASDSNGGSSDEAAQNVFTPFRAYSARKRIVVKEIVVENTDVTKGLIDYINNHCVTNVVLGASSRSALGRKYWTHDVPTMMNKAAPEFCTVYVVSKGKQQSVRPAVKPLGSPAPARQSSSSAWSPSRLSNSSDDSSRLTYTRAEQKIAESDKMRLSNGSIDNLHAPETTSSQRHTPQSDGSMRYARISPRSVDLTGENLDFTQVGIKDTAMNGNSAYAMDAEMKRLKLELRQTLDMYNAACKEAIMANQAADELNRWKMEEARKFEQARLAEEAALAIAETEKAKCRAAIEAAKRAQKLAEIEAQRRKYAELKAKRETERKKQAMNVRSENDVRYRKYTIEEIEVATKKFSASQKIGEGGYGPVFKGKLDHTPVAIKVLSPDAAQGKRQFQQEVEVLSLIRHPNLVLLLGACPEYGCLVYELMNNGSLEDRLFRKGNTPSIPWEIRFKIAAEIATGLLFLHQAKPEPLVHRDLKPGNILLDKNYVCKISDVGLARLVPPSVADSVTQYHMTSAAGTFCYIDPEYQQTGKLETKSDIYSLGVMLLQIITARPPMGLTHHVERAIEKGKFADFLDPTVPNWPVEEALTFAKLSLKCAELRKKDRPDLGSVIVPELNKLSEFGMSSMSSIAS; encoded by the exons ATGCATGCATGCATGGCTTCCCAATTTCCTGCAGATGATTCTATTGTTCTTGTTGCTGTTGATAAAGATAAGAATAGCAGTTCTGCTGTAAAATGGGCTATTGATAATCTCCTTATTAATACTAACAATCTTGTTTTGGTTCATGTTCGTGTCAAGAATTCACCAAAGC CTGCTTCAGATTCAAATGGAGGGTCAAGTGATGAAGCTGCTCAAAATGTCTTCACACCTTTCAGAGCTTACTCTGCACGCAAAAGG ATAGTAGTGAAAGAGATTGTCGTTGAGAATACTGACGTGACCAAGGGACTTATCGACTACATCAACAATCACTGTGTCACCAACGTTGTTCTTGGTGCATCGTCTAGGAGTGctcttggcag GAAATATTGGACTCATGATGTGCCAACGATGATGAATAAGGCTGCGCCAGAATTTTGTACTGTCTACGTAGTTTCAAAAGGCAAGCAACAATCAGTCCGGCCAGCAGTAAAACCTCTAGGTTCTCCTGCACCAGCAAGACAATCATCCTCATCAGCGTGGTCACCGTCTAGGTTAAGTAACTCCTCAGACGATTCATCCAG GTTAACATATACGAGAGCTGAGCAAAAGATTGCAGAATCTGACAAGATGAGGCTATCTAATGGATCGATAGATAATCTTCATGCTCCCGAGACAACAAGTTCACAAAGGCACACTCCTCAATCAGATGGTAGTATGCGGTATGCTCGTATTAGCCCTAGATCAGTTGATCTAACGGGCGAAAATCTTGACTTCACACAAGTTGGAATCAAAGATACTGCAATGAATGGAAACTCAGCATATGCA ATGGACGCTGAGATGAAAAGACTAAAACTTGAGCTAAGGCAAACTTTGGATATGTACAATGCAGCTTGCAAAGAAGCTATCATGGCCAACCAAGCG GCTGACGAGCTTAATAGATGGAAAATGGAAGAAGCTCGCAAGTTTGAACAAGCCCGTCTTGCTGAAGAGGCAGCTCTCGCGATTGCTGAGACCGAAAAGGCTAAATGCAGAGCTGCTATTGAAGCTGCCAAGAGAGCGCAAAAGCTGGCCGAGATAGAAGCACAAAGAAGGAAATATGCGGAGTTAAAAGCTAAGAGAGAGacagaaagaaagaaacaagcaATGAATGTTCGATCTGAGAATGATGTGCGTTATAGGAAGTATACGATAGAAGAGATTGAGGTGGCCACCAAAAAATTCTCAGCTTCACAAAAAATTGGAGAAGGTGGATATGGACCTGTTTTTAAGGGAAAACTAGATCACACACCTGTTGCCATTAAAGTTCTGAGTCCTGATGCTGCACAAGGGAAGAGACAGTTCCAACAAGAG GTTGAGGTTCTCAGTCTCATTAGGCATCCGAATCTGGTGCTACTATTAGGTGCATGTCCCGAGTATGGGTGTTTAGTTTATGAGCTTATGAACAATGGAAGCTTGGAAGATCGGCTGTTTCGGAAAGGTAATACTCCTTCAATTCCATGGGAAATACGCTTCAAAATTGCTGCTGAGATTGCAACCGGGCTTCTATTCCTTCACCAAGCAAAACCAGAACCACTTGTTCACCGCGATCTAAAGCCAGGAAATATTCTGTTGGACAAAAATTATGTCTGCAAAATCAGTGATGTTGGTTTGGCAAGGTTAGTACCACCATCAGTAGCCGATAGTGTGACACAATATCACATGACTTCAGCTGCCGGGACATTTTGTTATATAGATCCTGAATATCAACAAACAGGAAAGTTAGAGACGAAATCAGATATATATTCGCTTGGTGTGATGTTGCTCCAAATTATTACTGCAAGGCCTCCGATGGGTTTAACTCATCACGTTGAGAGGGCCATCGAGAAAGGTAAGTTTGCAGATTTTTTAGATCCAACAGTGCCAAACTGGCCGGTGGAAGAGGCTCTTACGTTTGCAAAATTGTCGCTCAAATGTGCTGAGCTAAGGAAGAAAGACAGACCAGATCTTGGTTCAGTTATCGTCCCTGAGCTTAATAAGCTTAGTGAATTCGGAATGAGCAGCATGTCAAGTATCGCTAGCTAA
- the LOC107850611 gene encoding protein phosphatase 2C 53 — protein MVVLMEEMYTVAVPFIFGSLICHKPSIGSRMDVTRIKSMDDATSLFSDSAGRTLAESVSGGNDDCSSVDSESDLSIAVSSVPEESRSEGTMSLDVISENESNWIAGDAVVRESEDDDDSSSLEGDQIPDSSCSLSVVSDCSSLCADDFIGFEIVSDVESQDLVDSRKIISPVELIAKTGVLVESDVEDTVTRPVAVPDRLEEQQFTDGHSSNPSAVVLQLPLDNGVSATVSRSVFDVDYIPLWGYTSICGRRPEMEDAFATVPRFMKIPLQMLIGDRVLDGLSRRLSHLTTHFFGVYDGHGGSQVANYCRDRIHAVLPEELESFMMNLNDESIRQNCQELWNRAFTNCFLKVDAEIGGDASHEPVAPETVGSTAVVAIVCSSHIIVANCGDSRAVLCRGKEPMPLSVDHKPNREDEYKRIEAAGGKVIQWNGHRVFGVLAMSRSIGDKYLKPWIIPDPEVTFIPRTKDDECLILASDGLWDVMTNEEVCEMARKRIYMWHKKYGATLPVERGEDIDPAAQAAAECLSNRALQKGSKDNITVIVVDLKAQRKFKSKTST, from the exons ATGGTCGTTTTGATGGAGGAGATGTATACAGTTGCAGTTCCATTTATATTTGGTAGTTTGATCTGTCACAAACCAAGCATAGGAAGTCGTATGGATGTAACTAGGATAAAGTCGATGGATGATGCCACGAGCTTGTTTTCTGATTCTGCGGGTAGAACATTGGCAGAATCTGTTTCTGGTGGCAATGATGATTGCAGCTCTGTTGATTCAGAGAGCGACCTTAGTATTGCAGTATCATCTGTGCCTGAAGAGAGTAGAAGTGAAGGGACTATGTCGCTTGATGTGATATCTGAAAATGAAAGCAACTGGATTGCTGGTGATGCTGTTGTCAGGGAAAGCGAGGATGATGATGATTCATCCTCACTAGAGGGTGATCAGATTCCTGATAGTTCATGTTCGCTGTCAGTGGTGAGCGATTGTAGTAGTTTATGCGCTGATGATTTTATAGGCTTTGAGATAGTTTCTGACGTAGAAAGTCAGGATTTAGTTGATTCTCGGAAAATCATCAGTCCAGTTGAGCTTATTGCTAAGACGGGGGTTTTGGTTGAGTCAGATGTTGAGGATACTGTGACTAGACCCGTGGCAGTTCCGGACAGACTTGAGGAGCAGCAGTTCACTGATGGGCATAGCTCAAATCCATCTGCAGTTGTACTTCAGCTACCCCTAGATAATGGTGTGAGTGCAACAGTCAGCCGCAGTGTTTTTGACGTGGACTACATACCCCTGTGGGGATATACATCTATCTGCGGAAGGAGACCAGAAATGGAAGATGCGTTCGCAACTGTTCCTAGATTCATGAAAATTCCTCTTCAGATGTTAATTGGTGATCGCGTGCTTGATGGACTGTCTAGACGCTTGAGTCATTTGACGACTCATTTCTTTGGAGTTTATGATGGCCATGGTGGTTCTCag gTGGCAAATTACTGTCGAGACCGGATTCATGCTGTATTGCCTGAGGAGTTGGAATCTTTTATGATGAATCTCAATGACGAAAGTATAAGGCAGAATTGCCAGGAGCTTTGGAATAGAGCATTTACGAATTGTTTTCTTAAAGTTGATGCTGAGATTGGAGGGGACGCTAGTCATGAGCCTGTTGCCCCAGAAACTGTCGGCTCCACAGCTGTTGTTGCCATTGTTTGTTCATCTCACATTATAGTGGCAAACTGTGGTGATTCAAGGGCTGTTCTGTGTCGTGGGAAGGAACCCATGCCATTGTCAGTGGATCACAAA CCAAACCGAGAAGATGAATATAAAAGGATTGAAGCAGCTGGAGGTAAGGTGATTCAGTGGAATGGCCATCGTGTTTTCGGCGTTCTTGCAATGTCCAGGTCTATCG GAGACAAATATTTGAAGCCTTGGATAATTCCTGATCCAGAAGTAACGTTCATACCTCGAACCAAAGATGATGAATGCCTTATTCTTGCGAGTGACGGTTTATGGGATGTCATGACAAATGAAGAAGTTTGTGAAATGGCTCGTAAACGCATATATATGTGGCATAAGAAGTACGGTGCAACGCTCCCCGTGGAAAGGGGTGAAGATATTGATCCAGCAGCACAGGCAGCAGCCGAATGCTTGTCGAATCGAGCTCTTCAGAAGGGCAGCAAGGACAACATAACAGTGATTGTGGTGGACTTGAAAGCTCAAAGAAAGTTCAAAAGCAAAACATCAACATAG
- the LOC107850610 gene encoding U-box domain-containing protein 35-like isoform X2 — MFVSRIHQSVAASDSNGGSSDEAAQNVFTPFRAYSARKRIVVKEIVVENTDVTKGLIDYINNHCVTNVVLGASSRSALGRKYWTHDVPTMMNKAAPEFCTVYVVSKGKQQSVRPAVKPLGSPAPARQSSSSAWSPSRLSNSSDDSSRLTYTRAEQKIAESDKMRLSNGSIDNLHAPETTSSQRHTPQSDGSMRYARISPRSVDLTGENLDFTQVGIKDTAMNGNSAYAMDAEMKRLKLELRQTLDMYNAACKEAIMANQAADELNRWKMEEARKFEQARLAEEAALAIAETEKAKCRAAIEAAKRAQKLAEIEAQRRKYAELKAKRETERKKQAMNVRSENDVRYRKYTIEEIEVATKKFSASQKIGEGGYGPVFKGKLDHTPVAIKVLSPDAAQGKRQFQQEVEVLSLIRHPNLVLLLGACPEYGCLVYELMNNGSLEDRLFRKGNTPSIPWEIRFKIAAEIATGLLFLHQAKPEPLVHRDLKPGNILLDKNYVCKISDVGLARLVPPSVADSVTQYHMTSAAGTFCYIDPEYQQTGKLETKSDIYSLGVMLLQIITARPPMGLTHHVERAIEKGKFADFLDPTVPNWPVEEALTFAKLSLKCAELRKKDRPDLGSVIVPELNKLSEFGMSSMSSIAS; from the exons ATGTTCGTGTCAAGAATTCACCAAAGCGTAG CTGCTTCAGATTCAAATGGAGGGTCAAGTGATGAAGCTGCTCAAAATGTCTTCACACCTTTCAGAGCTTACTCTGCACGCAAAAGG ATAGTAGTGAAAGAGATTGTCGTTGAGAATACTGACGTGACCAAGGGACTTATCGACTACATCAACAATCACTGTGTCACCAACGTTGTTCTTGGTGCATCGTCTAGGAGTGctcttggcag GAAATATTGGACTCATGATGTGCCAACGATGATGAATAAGGCTGCGCCAGAATTTTGTACTGTCTACGTAGTTTCAAAAGGCAAGCAACAATCAGTCCGGCCAGCAGTAAAACCTCTAGGTTCTCCTGCACCAGCAAGACAATCATCCTCATCAGCGTGGTCACCGTCTAGGTTAAGTAACTCCTCAGACGATTCATCCAG GTTAACATATACGAGAGCTGAGCAAAAGATTGCAGAATCTGACAAGATGAGGCTATCTAATGGATCGATAGATAATCTTCATGCTCCCGAGACAACAAGTTCACAAAGGCACACTCCTCAATCAGATGGTAGTATGCGGTATGCTCGTATTAGCCCTAGATCAGTTGATCTAACGGGCGAAAATCTTGACTTCACACAAGTTGGAATCAAAGATACTGCAATGAATGGAAACTCAGCATATGCA ATGGACGCTGAGATGAAAAGACTAAAACTTGAGCTAAGGCAAACTTTGGATATGTACAATGCAGCTTGCAAAGAAGCTATCATGGCCAACCAAGCG GCTGACGAGCTTAATAGATGGAAAATGGAAGAAGCTCGCAAGTTTGAACAAGCCCGTCTTGCTGAAGAGGCAGCTCTCGCGATTGCTGAGACCGAAAAGGCTAAATGCAGAGCTGCTATTGAAGCTGCCAAGAGAGCGCAAAAGCTGGCCGAGATAGAAGCACAAAGAAGGAAATATGCGGAGTTAAAAGCTAAGAGAGAGacagaaagaaagaaacaagcaATGAATGTTCGATCTGAGAATGATGTGCGTTATAGGAAGTATACGATAGAAGAGATTGAGGTGGCCACCAAAAAATTCTCAGCTTCACAAAAAATTGGAGAAGGTGGATATGGACCTGTTTTTAAGGGAAAACTAGATCACACACCTGTTGCCATTAAAGTTCTGAGTCCTGATGCTGCACAAGGGAAGAGACAGTTCCAACAAGAG GTTGAGGTTCTCAGTCTCATTAGGCATCCGAATCTGGTGCTACTATTAGGTGCATGTCCCGAGTATGGGTGTTTAGTTTATGAGCTTATGAACAATGGAAGCTTGGAAGATCGGCTGTTTCGGAAAGGTAATACTCCTTCAATTCCATGGGAAATACGCTTCAAAATTGCTGCTGAGATTGCAACCGGGCTTCTATTCCTTCACCAAGCAAAACCAGAACCACTTGTTCACCGCGATCTAAAGCCAGGAAATATTCTGTTGGACAAAAATTATGTCTGCAAAATCAGTGATGTTGGTTTGGCAAGGTTAGTACCACCATCAGTAGCCGATAGTGTGACACAATATCACATGACTTCAGCTGCCGGGACATTTTGTTATATAGATCCTGAATATCAACAAACAGGAAAGTTAGAGACGAAATCAGATATATATTCGCTTGGTGTGATGTTGCTCCAAATTATTACTGCAAGGCCTCCGATGGGTTTAACTCATCACGTTGAGAGGGCCATCGAGAAAGGTAAGTTTGCAGATTTTTTAGATCCAACAGTGCCAAACTGGCCGGTGGAAGAGGCTCTTACGTTTGCAAAATTGTCGCTCAAATGTGCTGAGCTAAGGAAGAAAGACAGACCAGATCTTGGTTCAGTTATCGTCCCTGAGCTTAATAAGCTTAGTGAATTCGGAATGAGCAGCATGTCAAGTATCGCTAGCTAA
- the LOC107850315 gene encoding eukaryotic initiation factor 4A-2 → MAGIAPEGSQFDTRQFDAKMTELLGTEQQEFFTSYDEVYDSFDAMGLQENLLRGIYAYGFEKPSAIQQRGIVPFCKGLDVIQQAQSGTGKTATFCSGILQQLDYSLVECQALVLAPTRELAQQIEKVMRALGDYLGVKVHACVGGTSVREDQRILQSGVHVVVGTPGRVFDMLRRQSLRPDHIKMFVLDEADEMLSRGFKDQIYDIFQLLPPKIQVGVFSATMPPEALEITRKFMNKPVRILVKRDELTLEGIKQFYVNVDKEEWKLETLCDLYETLAITQSVIFVNTRRKVDWLTDKMRGRDHTVSATHGDMDQNTRDIIMREFRSGSSRVLITTDLLARGIDVQQVSLVINYDLPTQPENYLHRIGRSGRFGRKGVAINFVTKDDERMLFDIQRFYNVVIEELPANVADLL, encoded by the exons ATGGCAGGAATAGCACCAGAGGGTTCTCAGTTTGATACTCGTCAATTCGATGCGAAAATGACAGAGCT GCTTGGTACTGAACAACAGGAATTCTTCACATCATATGATGAGGTTTACGACAGTTTTGATGCCATGGGTTTGCAAGAAAACCTTCTGAGGGGCATCTATGCCTATG GTTTTGAGAAGCCATCTGCTATTCAACAAAGGGGTATCGTGCCGTTTTGCAAGGGCCTTGATGTTATCCAACAGGCACAATCTGGAACTGGAAAGACGGCAACTTTCTGCTCTGGAATTCTCCAGCAGCTTGATTACAGTTTAGTCGAGTGTCAGGCTTTGGTTCTTGCACCAACCCGTGAGCTAGCACAACAGATTGAGAAGGTTATGCGAGCACTTGGTGACTATCTGGGTGTGAAGGTTCATGCTTGTGTTGGGGGTACCAGTGTCCGTGAGGATCAGCGCATCCTTCAGAGTGGTGTTCATGTAGTGGTTGGAACTCCAGGACGTGTCTTTGACATGTTGCGGAGACAGTCTCTTCGCCCTGACCACATCaagatgtttgttttggatgaaGCTGACGAAATGCTCTCTAGAGGTTTCAAGGATCAG ATTTATGATATCTTCCAGCTTTTGCCACCAAAAATCCAAGTGGGTGTTTTCTCTGCCACTATGCCACCAGAGGCTCTTGAGATTACTAGAAAGTTTATGAACAAGCCCGTGAGAATTCTTGTGAAGCGTGATGAGCTCACTCTTGAAGGTATTAAGCAATTCTATGTCAATGTGGACAAGGAAGAGTGGAAGCTCGAAACACTCTGTGATCTTTACGAGACCTTGGCCATCACCCAAAGTGTCATCTTCGTCAACACTAGGCGGAAGGTTGATTGGCTCACTGATAAAATGCGCGGACGTGATCACACAGTATCTGCAACTCACGGAGACATGGATCAGAACACGAGAGATATCATTATGAGGGAGTTCCGATCTGGCTCATCTCGTGTGCTTATCACAACTGATCTCCTTGCTCGTGGTATTGATGTCCAGCAAGTCTCCCTTGTTATTAACTACGACCTTCCAACCCAACCAGAAAACTACCTGCATCGTATTGGTCGTAGTGGACGATTTGGAAGGAAGGGTGTTGCTATCAACTTCGTTACCAAGGATGATGAAAGGATGCTTTTTGACATACAGAGGTTTTATAACGTCGTGATTGAGGAGCTGCCGGCCAATGTCGCTGATCTCCTTTAA